The Anguilla rostrata isolate EN2019 chromosome 1, ASM1855537v3, whole genome shotgun sequence nucleotide sequence CCGTGCTGGATTTTTACTTTGGAAACATTATAAACCATGCAAAGGCATATCTGTGATTCACTGGCAATCTTTGTCTAAATGCACTTTTTCAGAAATTGTGCatctttacctgtatttgttattccaaaatgtgtttgggacttTTCTGGGtgtggtgctcttttctgtgtggggaggcatgggtgtggctacagagcctgtggtttgggattaaatttcagtggagtgtttgttgttagctagctagcaacgaAGCCCAGATCCATCAAAGAAAAAAGCAGCGCTTGTTCAAGAGCTCGAGTTAACCTCAGAGTTACTTTTCCTCAGTGGCGTCAACTGAGGTTCACCAAGGAGATGAAAAGCGAGGTGGATTTTACAGCGTTGACATGTCGTTGTAGTCATTACCCGTTTCAGTTACTGTATGTTTAATCGAGTCAGATTTAAAACGAAGTACAAGTATTACATTAATGTGACCAGTCAGTACAATTGTAACCGAGGGGCGGAacaattgtaacagtaaatgaaaatgccctGTAACGTGCGTGAGGAGGTTTTTTCTGCACACACTAACGTTACtgaaggaaacacatttccagtgATAACGCGAGACGAGCCACTCGgggctttatttatgaaaaaagactGTGCGCAATTGCTCCATTCTTTTGGCACTTCGTAGAGGACTGAATCGCGTGTAGGCCTACATTCCTGAAATAGCTACTGTAGCAGGAGGTGCACAAAAATAATGCTGTGTATGATAATAAacaactgaaacacacacaaattcgGCTAAATATCTTGCATAATTGGGGAAATTCAACTTCTCCATCATCTCAAGTTTACGTCAAATACTGTGGAATGGTTTTTTACATCTCTGTGGGCGTGAGCGCGATGATGTCACCCAGATGTGTGAAAAGACTTCTGCAGTAGGAAACATCGATGTATCCTGGCTTTACCGGGAGGCGATGTGGAGCCGAGTTTGAAGCCGCTTCACTCGTGTCCTCCGATACTGGGACActggaggaagggaggaggcaAAGATCGGTTTCTGGGGTAGGCTACTGAAGAGACAAGGTGGTAGTGGAGAAAAGGAACATACATACAAGTGCTGGGACGCACGCACCCAAAATGATAAAGGAAGTAAGAAAGTGAGTCATACATTGTCATAGAGAACAGAAGACAATATTGACTTTTTAACTGGTCTTAACGCATCCGGCAGTGGTGCCAAACCTCGCTCAATTCTAGTTATCCCATATATTTAATCATCTCTCCCTTTTCCATTTTTGGTCACCTGAATCTGAAAATTCAACGATATAGCCTACATTACGTTATGTACATTATGTTTCGGGACAAATTGttcttccccacacacacacttgaaatCCTACACCCATTGCCCAACCCTACTGAGTTTTATCCTATcgcggtacagtacctactgAAAAAATGTGATTCTTCCACACTccattttttcctcctttaaCAGACATAGCAGCGATTTTCAGGGCGTGAAGCACAGCAGTTCATGCTATTTCAGTCACTAGTTGTTTCGAAATTATCAATGGTGTCAgcctgaatataaaaaaaaactgcactccACTACTTCTACTAAAAATATTGACATTgactatatttttaaaaaaacaaatagttaACATAGTAATAACAGTGACAGCTACAGGGATAGCTGTCAGATACGGAAGAACGTGGCATTAAAGTCATTCAGCTTGGAGTTCTTAAAATATGACCTTAGTAGCTGAAATGCCTTGTAATTCTACTGATACAATGACTGTCCCTCTGTCTGAGTTCTGTAGACTACAAGAAATTATAGCATCATCCCAGGAACCGTGAAGCATTTAGGCAATTGTTGGTGCTATTTGTGACCAGCAACTTGATTTCAGTCAAtagtttagtttcagtttagtttagttCATGTATGCCTTTCCATAACTGCATAACTGGTATTTAGCAGATTCTTATCATTTTCCGTTGCTATGCCTGGAACGCAGAACGTTTCAATTTAACATGAACTTTTATTGGGCGTGCACCCACAGAcgcacatttatacatttagcaTATCCTAGCATACAGCCTGACATTATGATACAGCTAGGTATTTTAAAAGATCTGATTTCTTTATTAGGTGCACATTACCAAAGTTAATAGACTTGGCTATTCAGGCAAAATTCCTTGGACATGCAAACAATAGCACAATTATCCAGTCTGTAAGCATTAGCCAAAGTGGCAAATCATTTTTTGACGCACTCAAGCTGGGCTGAACTCAACGCTCGTGCACGCAGGAAACTGGGCGGCGCCCGCATATAAATTCTCGGCCAAAGCTCTTCTCTGGTCCTGCGCTTTCCATCTGCTTCCACCTACAGTTGTCTGGTAAGAGTTTGTAAATTTATCTTGTTTATCAGGCATGTCTGTAAGTTTAAGAATGGGACAGTTGGAAGTTGGAGGGTACATCGTTTAAAACACGTTGAGCCTCATTAATTAAAACGCCTATCCCATGCATCGTGCAGTTTAAGTAAAGTAGTGCCCTTGTCTTATAACTTTTGGCACTACGAGACATGACTAAGCAAGACCGTTACCGATAGTTAGAGGATCTGAACGAACATCtttgttgtttatatttttaccaATATAATGGGGCATATTTGCCAGTATATTGCTTTGAGTTACAATCgttaataaatgttttcaataaatCCATTATGTTTCTATGCCATTATCTACACGCAATCATTCAAGGTAAAGCGTTTTCGTTTGGGTGATGTGCGTCCACAATATTCTCCTGAATCTCAGTCGTTCTTCCGCGGAACTCATATAGGCCTTTTTTGTTACTTTAAGCTTCCATTATTCGAATAAGGGACGActcgtttctttttttcagttcactTGCTTGGACtaatacacattcatatttttatcgGTTCGTTAAAGGGTGTTGGCCATTGGAGGAGTTAAGTTATATCTTCTGTCTGTAATTACCTGTGCTCGAGTTTCAGATTTATCGACCAAATTTCAGTTCATCGATTGTGCTGATTATATTTAAACTGCTTAATCCCATGCATATTTAAACCGCTCTGctcatttttccatttaaatatgAACCTATACTTTATCAGCGGTCTCTCTCCCAATTCTGCACCTTTCACCTATCATCCCTCAGACTATGGCCCTCCctgtagagacagacagagagagagagagagagactatggCCCTccatttagagagagagagggagagggaggctaTGGCCCTccatttagagagagagagagcacgagtGAGAGACTgggtgagcaagagagaggcaGGCATGCTACAGTCcactgaaaatgtgaagatTACTGCAAGGGGAGTGGCTGGGAAGGAAGCTTTGGTCATGGACCAATGCCAAAGAACGTACTGAAGCAGCCAAGGCAAACAATTTCCCAGCTTCCTTTGCTGTAGCCTTGTTGGTGAATGTTCTGCTATCTCAGCTCTGTGGTGTTAACCAACTGTAGACCTCAGTACCCTCTTCCTCTTATTACTGTATTTATAGAATAGCAGTATATTTCCTTACAGTATTGcagtatattaaataaaatgtaactcCTGTACTGTAGCCTACCGTTTGCAGTTTCCCTCCTTAAGTGTCAGTGTGGGCGGACGATACAGAGCATGCACTGTGCTTTACTAAATTTGTTTCCATGTGTGTTGCAGTCTCTGAAATACCTAAATCTGTTCTTTGATTagattcttttttaattttcatatacgtttaaaaaaaatgtgcacttATTTGAAGAAGAGATGAGAGTATTTTCTTATTAGTAGAAGATACTGTACCGATGGTGCGGTTTTACTATATAGAATCTCTCCCATGCAGAATACTCGCTGTCTTTCTCTCATCATCTTGCTCTGATGTTTCTAGCGTTGCAGTGGGCTGCACAGTGACTCTGCCTTCCCTCGTTTCAGCATTTGTGTAAATCCCCGCCGGAACCATGCCTTCAGAACTGGAACGCGCCATGGAGATGCTGATCAGTGTCTTTCACCGCTACGCCGCCAAGGAGGGCAACAGCAACTCCCTGAACCGCGCCGAGCTCAAGACCCTGATGGAGAGCGAACTGTCTGGGTTTCTCAAAGTAGGGCACTCTATGCTTGCTCCTTCCATGCCTCTCTCGGTTCAGTTTCAGATGGCTTTGTTGACGTGACAAGGAATGCACTCATATTGCTGAAGCGAacatagaaataaaaacaaatggccAATAGAAATCAACCAATAGAAAACTGAAATAGTCATACCATACgtgatgagagagaaagaaaaattctcatttacaaagcTATGGACCGTTAATGGTCTTGCTTTTGTTACTCACAATGtatttctctcccactcttacCCTTCCGTTCTACCTCTCCCATTGTCTCCATCTCCGTTCCTTTCTTATGCCCCCAGTCCCAGAAGGACCCTGATGCGGTGGGCAGTATCATGAAAAGCCTGGATGACAACCGAGATGGGGAGGTGGACTTCAAGGAGTTTGTGTCCCTGGTGGTGGGGCTCTCCATCGCCTGTGAGCAGTGCTACCAGATGCACCTGCTGAAGCAGAAGGGCAAGAAGTGAAGGAGGAACAATGGAGAGACAGCGTTAACTTTGCAGGAAGCCAAATAAACACTGACCATCCTCAGAACCTATAGCcgcttttgctttttttgtgtgtgtgtctctgtatctgGATTTCTGTGTGCCACTGTCTGTGCTTCTATGGTAGGGGTGTGAAAAGTGATCGAATTGCATATGTATTCTCATTCACCACGAACAGCCGTAATCACCTTGCATGTTTCTTGATGCTTCTGTGTGCAACCAAAAAGTATCGTCACTagagttagatttttttttcttctatattctgttgtgtttttatacCTTGTGGCACGTTGAAGATCAAACGCTTTTGTTAGCCTTAGTGGTAGCAGTCATGTATAGAACGCCATGTTGAATTGTGTGCATGAGATCATGTAGTCTTTGTCACAGAACAGTGGAACATTCTACAACCTGCTTTGTTACACTACACCTAGGTGCAGACTGAAATAACCCAGCAGTGTTGGGAGAGAtgattgttctgtttttcagaaacTGAATAGTGCAGATGTAGTCACCTGAAATTGTGCACAATATAGCTATGCATTATGCTCTGTCTGCCCATTTTTGTCAAACAAAGTAAAATACGGCTTTGCACTTGGTTAGCTGGTGTTgaaggctttttgttttttggtggaCCCGTTTTGTTAGTGGGAAATTTTCAAATCTGATGTAAAATATAAGGCAGTTTTTTCTCAGATAAAATGGGATACTAAGGGAATGCACATCTAACTTGATTTCTCCTGAGTaagtacacaaacaaatgttaaatcaacacGTGTAACTCAAACGTCAGAAGAATAATACACTTTATTTGTATACAGTGCTGCCCATATTGGCTTTCAAAATGCTTCCCACAAAAGGTAGTACAAAAAGATGACAAGGCCGGTATAGCCTGTTGagtactgtaacaaaaacagGTCACACAATGAAAGTATAATGATAAAAGGAGGAAGTTACTGAAACAGAAGAAGCAATTTGAGGAAGATTAGCTTATTACAAGGAATTTCAATGTAAAAGCATGACTGTGAGGCCCAGACAGATAAAAATGAATCCTCGGGAAATTGTTCAGCAGGACAATACACAGTAACAGAATCACGAGAATGTAACAGACTACATGACCAacagtatctggacaccccatggtctggggctggtttgggctaggccccttagttcaagtgaaggcaaatcttaatgctacacaTACAACCACATTCTCGACAACTCCGactaaatttgtttttgatgtgtgtggtgtgtacctTTTCTGAAGATTTGTGCACAACCTTTGGTAAGGAGAGTCCAACTAACTAATCTGGGGAAGTTCCTTTAGACCGCCACACTTTTCTCTTGTCTTCCATCTGATGCAAGTGAATCTTGCTGTCATCTGTCCACAGGATGCTTttgcagaactctgcaggctcttttaggcaAACTATAACCtgaccatcctgtttttgtggctaactagtggtttttATCTTGTGGAGCAGCCActgcagttctgtttgtgacgtctgcagacagtagtcattgacacatccacacctgcctcctgaggAGAATTTCTGATCTGTTAGAccggtgtttggggtttttgtcTGCATTACTATTGGATGAGATCTTAAACCAAGGTCATTTGGCTCTTTGAATATATATGTTAAAGTTctatcatttattttcccttggAATTAATTTAGCACAATGCTTGTTTAGCTTATTACCATTTGTTATGGTTTTCTACTCTACTTAAAAATCCACAAATGGTTTAGTTTTGTTGACCATATGCCAAGACCTCCACAATGAGATCCCAACTGTCAATCTCAGCTGTCAGTctatattcaattaaaatgtatccTCTTTCTAAATTAATAATTGCTCATATGCACATTACAGAGAATGAAATCACTAGTTGATCTGACTGATGAATTGACATGGAATGTGAacatttattcttcatattGTGTGTATAGCCCTTTCTGACATATGCTCTGAAGAGGGTAAGCCATCCACAATAAAGTTATAAATGGCGTCTAAAAACAATTAGAAGTTTTTTTAGGATGCAGCGGTTGCAAAAATGTTTGGCATGAAAACCCGCATGCACAGTGGCTCCGCAGGACAGATGTCACAAGGGAGTGACACACTGATGCCTGCAGGCAAAGAACCAGAGGAACTTGAATACACAGGAAAGGAGAAGATTGGTCAAAGGAATGATTTGGAAATTTTCAGCACATTGAAGAGAGAGGTGTCCTTCCTACTGAACTAGCGAAGTAGCAAACCTTATTTATGATGCACATAACAGCCCGATCTATAAAACTCAGCTGCATTTGAAGTCTCGTATGCTATGAATAACATACATATTTTCAAGTCACAAGGGCAAGCATGACTAACAAATCTGATTTGTTATGCATGTACCCGTTGGTACATCGAGTCACCGAACCTTCTTACACCTTGCTCTGCTCTTGAGGAAGGACGGACTGAATCTTCAGAAATCGCTGAAAGATTCTCCTAAATCTTGGTGAGTGTTTTAGGCCTATTCATTGCTCACTAGGCCTGATCTATACGTGAAAATCGAAATGTCAGTTAAAAATATCAGTTCATGTGAATGGTGGTGTTGTCTTGCAGTATGAGCAAGATACGAACTATAATTTCAGAGAAATGCTCAATTGCTTTCAAAATGATACTGGACTGTAATTAGACCTATATCTTAATTCAaagactatttatttttatgatcaaataaattattttcagcattACTTGCCACAGGAGTAAAGGGGGGAATACttggctgcaggtttttggtgTGCCTGGAATGTAACATGGATGTTAAaacatttctctctttcccatctgcctacatttaaacataatttacagatggcaaaaaaagagaaaggttGCTGGGTAACGATGGATGGGGAATTATGTAAGCATGCActggacatttatttattttttatttatttatttttacaagactGCAAAGCTGCAGCACTGAAGCATATCACTAGATGTCAGCAAAGGAATTCTCAATCATTTtatgaacaaatatttttttttgtttggctttaATAGATTCTATCCCTGCATCCCTTACTCCCAATGTCTACCCTCAAGCCCCTCAAcactaacatttatttattttatttatgtatttatttaatttttacgTTAGAGTTGAGTGCACTCCTCTTCCACATTGCACTGTAATGAGGCACATTATATGATGACGTCATCACCCATACAGCTGGCTCAATGCACATCATTTAAACCTTGTTCCTCTGCCAGTCACATTTTGCTTAGATTAAGTGCTTTTATTCAAAGGGTGTCACGTCATCAATAGGTGAGTATGAAGTTATAATGTTCACCACTAGATGTCAGGAAAGGAAATGCAATGGCcaatttacctttttttatttcactcccAATTTTCATTTCTTGGAGGAGGAGACGCATTGTTGGCAAACCAACCTATTAATATATCTCTGCCTGAAGTGTAGAATAATTTTACTGAATGACAGTAACATCACATAAAGATGTGTTTGAATGTTCAGTCACTATTACAGAAATGGCCAGCCCAGGTCTTAGAGAgccgcagggcctgctggtttttgttgttacccaGCACTTAATTGAACAATTAAGACAGTCGATTACACAGTTGGttcctcacctcacctggtttctggGGTCTAAAGAagttgttgtatttaaaatgaaaacaaatatcaGCAGATCCTGCGGCCTCCCACGACCAGGGTTGGCTACTCCTGCGCTATAAGCTCAGTATTACAGATGCAATGAGCCCAGGCCCAACAGCAATTCTGATGGGTCATAAGCATAATTGCTGTCTGCATGTAggcttattaatattttaagttcACATTTACTAAATTTATTGAAAACAATACCATCAGATGAGGGAGATTCAAACTTTCACTCATATGAATGCTATAATTTCATGCCTAAACATGATTGAAGGAAATTGTCAGTTGCTGCAGTTAATGTAGCACCCATGGTCACCCAAGTTTGTCTaaacatttcagagaaaaaatatcCATGCACCCACACTGCCATACAAAACGTAACATGGATATACAAATACTTATAATTATGCCAATTATAGACCCATGCATCCATATAATCATAGAATAAACTACAACTGTAGATCCATCCAGTTGTGTTTCCACAAGAATGTCAGTAGAGCCAGAATCATGTGTGTTGTAATGAGCTGGTGAAAGACATGTCtgtttccttgactttcataaAACTAATATACTGctatttattctattttctttatataaaccaatattttaaatacatatttacgaCCAGTCTGCCTTTGTCTGTTATTCAAAGGCCGAGTGAAATGAATTTGATAAACACTGTTGCTATCTACTGTatgttgtttctttgtttaaaaattaaaaaaattaaaaaaacaggttcactgcacctggaaatttaaagcttttttgtgatttctcgctgggaataaccttcttgccacaatatgtttactttatGCCACACATCTAAGCTTAACTCCTTTtattttgccatatttcttgtgACTTtggtgcctattttacttgcaccaCAAACTTAAGTCATTAGGCTAAAAAATTAAGGTAGATACTATTTCTCTCAATTTAATTACCAGTCCAATTCccttccacccctccacctcccactttaCGCAATGATTTAATAGACCAATGattttttgaattttaataaaagccaaaggaggctatttcaAGAAAAGTTGTGtttaagattattttaaagtaaaacgttttgtgttattgtaggtagaatttgagaacaaaatgtactttggttcattcttcaaaaaatgtacataaattaAAAGAATTCTAATCTATCAAaagtttttgttaaaaaaaatcacagggcAGTCTTTTTTGCCTGTACTGCAAATGGCAAATTATTTGGAAATGTACTGCTAATATATTTGTATGACCGCCCAAACAAGACAGTAGAACATGTGATCTCAAATACACTCCCCAGTTTCTTGGGGAAACTCCCACACTCCCAAGAGGCGTTTTTCCAAATTCATTTCAGTCAGCCTTTGAATAAAAGAGAAAGGCTGCGAGACTGAGCTACTGTTACCTACAGCAAGGTGTTGCAATGGTCCAGATGTGCTTGAACGAGCAGCTATGTCACCTCTTTGTGGAGAAAGGGGAAGATTTCTGCTGATGTTGTGAGAAcctgtggggctgggggtggttTGTTGCGATCCGATCTGGGCACAACCCTTCGCCGGAAAGAACAGGAGGTCTATCTTTCCAAGGCTGAGCTTCAGGCGGTGGGTGGATATCCAGGCATGCAGATACGTGCCTGAACCTGAGTGTTAgaggaagaaaatgtattttattaggtacacctatctaaTACCAGGTACCCCCTTTTATTGCCTCCAGAgcagcctgaattctttgcaacgtggattcaacaaggtgctggaaacattccttagggattttggaCCATTCCGACTCGATGACATCACGTAGTTCCTGCATGCAGATTTTCAGTCACACATTCACGCTGCAAAGTTCCCGTTCTACCTCATGCCAAAAGTACTCCATTAGATTGAGATCtagggactgtgcaggccattggagtaaactgtagtcactgtcatgtttgtggaaccagcttaaGGTGATGCGCATTATCCTGCTGAAAATATCAGTTCGAAAAAGGATAGACtttggccataaagggatgcacgtGGTTGGAAACAAAGATTAGGCATGCTGTGGCATTCGAATTATGCTCAGCTGGCATTAAGGAGACTAATGTATGCCAAGAAATCATTCCCCACACTATTACATCACCACTACCATCCTACACTTTTGACACAAGCAGGATGGATAAATTGATTCATGTGGCTTACGCCAAATTCTGACTCTACTATTTGCATGTCACGGCAACAGTCTAGATGTGTCCGAATAGGCACAGTTCTTCCAATCTTCAGTCATTAAGTTTGGGTGATCAAGTGCCCACTGTaacctcatcttcctgttcttagtgGTCAGGCATGGAAGCTGGCATGGTATTCTGCTCATGTATTCCATTTTCTGCACGGTTGGATGTGTGGCGTGTTCTGAGATTGTTgtaaaaaacttattttaacatttgtggcctttctgtttgcTTGAAAAAGTCTTCCCATTGTCCTTGGACTGCTCTCATTAGGGAGGTGTTTTCAGccacagaactgccactcaTTGGATTTTTATCATACCATTCTcggtaaactctagagactgtggTGCCTAAAAacctcgggggtgggggggcagctgaGATGTTGGAACCAtcctgtctggcaccaacaagcATACCATGGTCAAAACCAGTTAGACAATGCATCTTGCACATTCTgatgtttatttgaataaaaaactaagcctcttcaccatgtctgcatgctttacatattgagttgctgccatATGATTCCTGGCTTAGAAAGCAGGTTATTTGCTttaatgagcaggtgtacctaataaagctGCTGGTGAGTGCATATAAATGCACACTAAAATAGTTGTGTATGTGAGAAGTATTCACAAACCACCCATGATAAACATTCTAGTTTATGTTCTGTTTAGTTTGTGCATTCACAGATAGTCATCTACA carries:
- the s100a10b gene encoding protein S100-A10b, producing the protein MPSELERAMEMLISVFHRYAAKEGNSNSLNRAELKTLMESELSGFLKSQKDPDAVGSIMKSLDDNRDGEVDFKEFVSLVVGLSIACEQCYQMHLLKQKGKK